A genomic stretch from Vibrio cortegadensis includes:
- a CDS encoding arsenate reductase (azurin) small subunit, with amino-acid sequence MIFDKEKRQAKSSNKESAQEHQKCMMSRRDFLMYTGATAGAASVMSITLFPGTAQAQNTKARVVGYPRKLLGKMSELKTNEPLYFNYPDDGPNSQGLLVKMGVPAGGGLGPKQDVVGFSLMCTHQGGPLNGQYKVVGEHRVLGQCPFHLSTFDMRRHGIIVSGQAYESLPQVLLELEGDDIYAVGIMGLLFGRTDNIISMQEA; translated from the coding sequence ATGATTTTCGATAAAGAAAAACGCCAAGCTAAGTCGAGCAATAAAGAGAGTGCGCAAGAGCATCAAAAATGCATGATGTCTCGCCGTGACTTCCTTATGTATACCGGCGCTACCGCTGGGGCGGCGAGTGTTATGTCGATCACTCTGTTCCCAGGAACCGCGCAAGCACAAAATACAAAAGCGAGAGTCGTGGGTTACCCTCGTAAACTGCTGGGCAAAATGAGCGAATTGAAAACCAATGAACCTCTCTATTTCAATTACCCAGACGATGGCCCAAACTCGCAAGGTTTATTAGTAAAAATGGGCGTGCCTGCAGGTGGCGGTTTAGGTCCAAAGCAAGATGTGGTTGGATTTTCGCTGATGTGTACTCACCAAGGTGGGCCGCTTAACGGTCAATACAAAGTGGTAGGGGAGCACCGTGTACTTGGTCAATGCCCATTCCATTTATCGACATTTGATATGCGCCGTCATGGGATCATCGTTTCGGGCCAAGCTTATGAAAGTTTGCCGCAAGTATTGTTAGAGCTAGAAGGCGATGATATTTACGCTGTTGGCATCATGGGGCTGCTATTTGGGCGAACCGATAACATTATTTCGATGCAGGAGGCGTAA
- a CDS encoding LysE family translocator: protein MSSSLLLAFIPTFFFVSITPGMCMTLALSLGMSVGYKRTLWMMIGELAGVAVVSIAAVLGIAAVMLNYPWLFTGFKILGASYLFYLGIQMWRSKGKLAISADTQNVKVGKDWDLVVQGFVTAIANPKGWAFMISLLPPFINNEAPLVPQLSILVSIILVSEFVCMTLYATGGKGLKRVLGHSENVRVMNRISGSLMMGVGIWLFVS, encoded by the coding sequence ATGAGTTCTAGCTTACTTTTGGCATTCATCCCGACCTTCTTCTTTGTCTCCATTACTCCGGGAATGTGTATGACCCTTGCGCTTAGCTTGGGCATGAGTGTTGGTTATAAGCGAACCTTATGGATGATGATTGGCGAATTAGCAGGCGTCGCCGTAGTCTCCATTGCTGCGGTGCTCGGTATTGCTGCGGTGATGCTCAATTACCCTTGGCTGTTTACTGGATTTAAGATCCTAGGGGCTAGTTACCTATTCTATTTGGGCATTCAAATGTGGCGCTCTAAGGGGAAACTCGCGATCAGTGCTGATACCCAAAATGTTAAAGTGGGTAAAGATTGGGATTTGGTGGTTCAAGGGTTTGTCACCGCTATCGCCAACCCAAAAGGCTGGGCATTTATGATCTCGCTGCTTCCGCCATTTATCAACAATGAAGCACCACTGGTACCGCAACTGTCGATTCTTGTCTCTATTATCTTAGTTTCTGAATTTGTGTGCATGACACTCTACGCCACTGGTGGAAAAGGGTTAAAGCGTGTGCTTGGTCATTCAGAAAATGTACGAGTGATGAACCGAATTTCAGGTAGCTTAATGATGGGTGTCGGGATCTGGCTTTTTGTGAGTTAA
- a CDS encoding plastocyanin/azurin family copper-binding protein, which produces MKPLFLLALSLFIAQSAHAETQVIKQVFDIETTDFDAMYQFIPDYVEIEVGEKVRFEGSVGSHTAHSIKGMIPEGVKPITIAYSDVSEVTFDKPGVYGIKCKVHHRYGMVALIVVGDPSGNIVQAREAAKKRVSRRAQDKMQAMLDKAEKKIP; this is translated from the coding sequence ATGAAACCACTATTTTTACTGGCTCTTTCGCTATTTATTGCTCAATCTGCTCATGCTGAAACTCAAGTAATCAAACAAGTTTTTGATATCGAAACTACTGACTTTGATGCCATGTATCAATTCATCCCTGACTATGTCGAAATTGAAGTGGGTGAAAAAGTTCGTTTTGAAGGTTCGGTTGGTTCTCATACCGCGCACAGCATAAAAGGCATGATCCCTGAAGGGGTAAAACCCATCACTATCGCCTACTCCGATGTATCTGAAGTGACGTTCGATAAGCCCGGCGTTTATGGTATTAAATGTAAGGTTCACCACCGATACGGCATGGTTGCTCTGATTGTTGTCGGTGATCCTAGCGGTAATATTGTTCAAGCTCGTGAGGCTGCGAAGAAACGCGTTAGCCGCCGTGCACAAGATAAAATGCAGGCAATGCTGGATAAAGCTGAAAAGAAAATTCCTTAA
- a CDS encoding cytochrome-c peroxidase — MTNHSISLSAVAAMLVTLTALPACAQQEETSKITAEEVTASLPDVVVNDVAYPALAPLGEVPTPADNPTTEEKVALGKQLFFDGRLGGDTSTPCSACHNPALGWDFPSDLSLGYPGTVHWRNSQTIVNSAYYQKLFWAGSSKSLEGQAKSAAKGGVAGNGEDDIMEARLALVPEYVEQFNTIFGDNYPKVSNAWKAIAAFERTLVQRDTPLDNYLLGDKTALTEQQLKGKALFEGKAKCISCHNGALASDQKNYNVGVPTNLRWENDPMAQITFRYELYAKGSNEKMYRNTKADPGVYFRGKRKEMKGMFRTPSLRYTKFTAPYMHNGTINTLADVVDFYDRGGVAKDGRTTGFPQTKSPLITPLGLTGEEKTDLLAFLDAFTGEKLMMTYPEIPKYQRLFSEEELAEVKK, encoded by the coding sequence ATGACAAATCATTCAATCAGCTTGTCTGCTGTGGCTGCAATGTTAGTGACGTTAACCGCGTTACCTGCTTGTGCACAACAAGAAGAGACAAGCAAAATTACCGCAGAAGAAGTGACAGCATCACTTCCTGATGTTGTTGTCAACGATGTGGCTTATCCTGCACTGGCACCGCTTGGTGAAGTACCAACGCCTGCAGATAACCCGACGACAGAAGAGAAAGTCGCATTAGGCAAACAACTGTTCTTCGATGGCCGTTTAGGGGGAGATACTTCAACGCCTTGTTCTGCGTGTCATAACCCTGCGTTGGGTTGGGACTTCCCATCCGATCTCTCTTTAGGTTATCCAGGAACGGTTCACTGGAGAAACAGCCAGACAATCGTGAATTCAGCCTATTATCAGAAGTTGTTCTGGGCTGGCTCTTCTAAATCGTTAGAGGGACAAGCTAAAAGTGCGGCTAAAGGTGGCGTCGCGGGGAATGGTGAAGATGACATCATGGAAGCCCGTTTAGCGCTAGTGCCTGAATATGTTGAGCAGTTCAATACCATCTTTGGCGATAACTACCCTAAAGTGAGCAATGCGTGGAAAGCGATTGCTGCTTTTGAGAGAACGCTTGTTCAAAGAGATACGCCATTAGACAACTACCTATTGGGCGATAAAACCGCATTAACTGAACAGCAATTGAAAGGTAAAGCACTGTTTGAAGGCAAAGCGAAATGCATCTCTTGTCATAATGGTGCATTAGCTTCGGATCAGAAAAACTACAATGTCGGTGTTCCTACAAACTTGCGTTGGGAAAACGATCCTATGGCTCAAATAACCTTCCGTTATGAACTGTATGCAAAAGGTTCAAATGAGAAAATGTATCGCAATACCAAAGCTGATCCTGGGGTGTATTTCCGTGGAAAACGTAAAGAGATGAAGGGAATGTTCCGCACACCTAGTTTGCGTTATACCAAGTTTACTGCCCCTTATATGCATAACGGTACGATCAACACCCTAGCTGATGTGGTCGATTTCTATGACCGTGGAGGCGTCGCTAAAGATGGCAGAACAACAGGCTTCCCTCAAACGAAAAGTCCTCTCATCACGCCTCTTGGTTTAACGGGCGAAGAGAAAACCGATCTGTTGGCATTCTTAGATGCATTTACCGGTGAGAAATTGATGATGACTTACCCTGAAATTCCAAAATACCAACGACTATTCAGTGAAGAAGAGCTTGCGGAGGTGAAAAAATGA
- a CDS encoding cytochrome-c peroxidase, which translates to MKINDAKAELGKRLFFDTRLSGNTALSCASCHQPENGYSYPEALGPAYTGSKGFRNVPTLINTVYKKVWFHDGRIGTNLNDVTRENITEDWLMNMDMRLMQERLKQDPIYVKMFKNAGYGEPSNGSVRKAIPEYLKTLISNQTPFDKNQLSEQAKQGFDLFKGEAGCSSCHNGPLFTDGKPYNTGVAENFDIFRDPMRHQTFIAFNMFMGNENYMNLKRDVGAHVQTHKADGTDMGKFMTPTLRELKQTAPYMHNGMLATLPEVVAFYNAGGGEDSNKDARLKPLNLSEQQQQSLVAFLESLSSEPLTTEKHVWTAYDYDYELISDWHNAKN; encoded by the coding sequence ATGAAGATAAACGATGCAAAAGCAGAATTGGGAAAACGCCTATTTTTTGATACACGACTATCAGGTAATACGGCATTGTCTTGTGCATCGTGCCATCAACCAGAAAATGGATATTCCTACCCAGAAGCATTGGGCCCTGCCTATACTGGGAGTAAAGGCTTTAGGAACGTACCCACTCTTATTAATACCGTTTATAAGAAAGTGTGGTTCCATGATGGTCGTATTGGTACCAATCTTAATGATGTGACGCGTGAAAACATCACGGAAGATTGGTTAATGAATATGGATATGCGTTTGATGCAAGAGCGTCTTAAACAAGATCCAATCTACGTGAAAATGTTCAAAAATGCGGGATATGGCGAACCGTCAAATGGCTCGGTGCGTAAAGCTATTCCTGAGTACTTGAAAACGCTGATCTCCAACCAAACTCCTTTCGACAAAAATCAGTTATCTGAGCAAGCCAAGCAGGGTTTTGATCTGTTTAAAGGTGAAGCGGGCTGTTCATCTTGTCATAACGGACCACTCTTTACCGATGGTAAACCATACAATACCGGCGTTGCTGAAAACTTCGATATATTCCGTGACCCTATGCGCCACCAGACCTTTATCGCATTCAATATGTTCATGGGGAACGAGAACTACATGAATTTGAAGCGTGATGTAGGGGCTCATGTTCAAACACATAAAGCAGACGGCACTGACATGGGTAAATTCATGACACCGACACTGCGTGAACTCAAACAAACTGCCCCTTATATGCATAACGGAATGCTCGCGACGTTGCCAGAAGTGGTCGCATTTTATAATGCAGGAGGCGGTGAAGATTCAAATAAAGATGCAAGGCTAAAACCACTTAACTTAAGTGAACAGCAACAGCAGTCACTCGTCGCATTCTTGGAGTCGTTATCCAGTGAGCCATTAACTACAGAGAAACATGTATGGACGGCTTACGATTACGACTATGAACTTATTTCTGATTGGCACAATGCTAAAAACTAA
- a CDS encoding microcin C ABC transporter permease YejB: MAAYIFRRLLLVVPTLWAIITINFFIIQIAPGGPVEQAIAQMEGHNSGIMERFSGGGKEVDLGAGDEVSSSGYKGSRGLDPEVVEEIKKQFGFDKPIHARYFDMLKNYATFNFGQSLFKGGNVIDLIKDRLPVSISLGLWSTLIIYLISIPLGIMKAIHHGSRFDIWSSAMVIIGYAIPGFLFAIILIILFASGNYFSWFPLRGLVSSNFEQLNWYQQIIDYFWHLALPIFAMVIGGFATLSMLTKNSFLDEINKQYVVTARAKGLDESSILYKHVFRNAMLIIIAGFPSAFISIFFTGSMLIEVMFSLEGIGLLGFESTIQRDYPVVFSSLYIMTLLGLLLSIISDLTYTWVDPRIDFEAR, encoded by the coding sequence ATGGCAGCGTATATATTTCGAAGGCTACTGCTGGTAGTGCCTACATTGTGGGCCATCATCACCATCAACTTCTTCATCATTCAGATTGCACCAGGTGGGCCTGTTGAGCAGGCTATCGCGCAGATGGAAGGACATAACTCCGGTATCATGGAGCGTTTTAGCGGTGGCGGTAAAGAGGTGGATTTAGGCGCAGGAGATGAGGTGTCATCTTCCGGGTATAAAGGCTCTCGCGGTTTAGATCCTGAAGTGGTTGAAGAGATAAAAAAGCAGTTTGGTTTCGATAAACCGATTCATGCTCGCTACTTTGACATGCTGAAAAATTACGCCACTTTTAACTTTGGGCAAAGTTTGTTCAAAGGCGGAAACGTCATTGATTTGATTAAAGACCGGCTTCCTGTCTCTATCTCATTAGGGCTATGGAGCACTTTAATTATCTATTTAATCTCGATTCCATTAGGGATCATGAAAGCCATTCATCACGGATCTCGTTTTGATATCTGGTCCAGTGCCATGGTGATCATCGGTTATGCGATCCCCGGTTTTTTGTTCGCCATTATTTTGATCATCTTATTTGCCAGTGGTAACTATTTTAGTTGGTTTCCGTTGCGCGGCTTAGTGTCGAGTAATTTTGAACAGTTAAATTGGTATCAACAAATCATCGATTACTTTTGGCACTTAGCCTTGCCTATCTTTGCCATGGTAATTGGTGGTTTTGCCACATTGAGTATGCTCACTAAAAACTCATTTCTTGATGAGATCAACAAGCAATATGTAGTGACCGCTCGGGCAAAAGGTTTGGATGAGAGCAGTATTCTCTATAAGCACGTTTTCCGTAATGCGATGCTGATTATTATTGCCGGATTCCCAAGTGCATTCATCAGTATTTTCTTTACTGGTTCAATGCTTATTGAAGTGATGTTTTCACTTGAAGGTATTGGCTTGCTTGGCTTTGAATCGACCATACAGCGTGACTACCCAGTAGTTTTTAGCTCTTTGTACATAATGACTCTGCTTGGACTCCTATTGAGTATTATTTCTGATTTGACTTATACGTGGGTCGATCCGCGTATCGATTTCGAGGCACGTTAG
- a CDS encoding arsenate reductase (azurin) large subunit, with protein sequence MTTNFYIPEDHAPLPPKNAEKITTACDYCIVACGYNVYRWPLEQANGGMKASENAFGIDFPSAPLQAWVAPAQHNVIMHDGKPHNIVVVPDKDSKVVNKTGDSSMRGGLLAQKLYNPSTGTRDRLTQPLVRIGGSLQPVPWDFALDIAAEVGRHVIDTHGTNAYGVKTYSYQYIENTYAITKYALRHVNTANFSFHDTPSDVTSTPGFRDAGFDNFGPSYDDWGAADTLMICGTDPYETKTIIFTQFIMPAVQRGMKTVILNPRETAGIAWLKKQGGLHIDLNPGSDNLVVGAILRVIIENGWEDSEWINKWVNNKWETSSGFGQGTRNTPWQWRTTWGKFQTDGFEGYKKWNLEQKEYDPIYAAKMAGIDVDKIYKAAEMLAKPVNGVRPKTSIGIEKGFYWSNNTGNTNAISTLATVVGAGGREGQVVGRFGGHQRGGQSGGKLPRNKSPEKVPGRRRRAIDTDRYLYSGHTRFAHVIGTTWIQAMCGSQGLQKKFWELTTANPHQVYSYDKQEIIDTLKKRADSGGMVVINQDIYLRDPIGAKFADIVFPAATWGEVDFMRANGERRLRLYQKFADAPGQAQPDWWIISQLANRMGYDGFDWQNSNDVAEEASRFSRGSRKDFNMIKVAAHAEGKTLHEKLREYGTEGIQGPVFYNYDTKKLVGTKRLHDTEMTLDTLAEKGLANGPQGANVLKKQLTGFNSQTGKVNIQKHPWDLFSDFYAWLQPKEDELWFSNGRINEIWQSGFDDVERRAYVIQRWPENWVEINPEDAKARGIESGDQVMMYSDRVANFKDTILGVHGDDFQFSKLMENGHIKLDKAAVTAVAIVTPAVKKGALYANMIDMRQPSNSLTTRVVDQISGNYNYKMGVAKIKKLGESKYKSEFRSFSFAPRNIV encoded by the coding sequence ATGACGACTAATTTTTATATACCAGAAGACCATGCACCGCTACCGCCGAAAAATGCAGAGAAAATAACAACCGCATGTGATTACTGCATTGTAGCGTGTGGCTACAACGTTTATCGCTGGCCGTTAGAGCAAGCAAATGGCGGCATGAAAGCGAGTGAAAATGCGTTTGGCATTGATTTTCCAAGTGCGCCTTTACAAGCTTGGGTCGCACCTGCTCAGCACAACGTGATTATGCATGATGGTAAGCCACATAATATCGTGGTGGTGCCTGACAAAGACAGTAAGGTGGTAAACAAAACCGGTGACTCTTCCATGCGTGGCGGGCTACTCGCGCAGAAACTATATAACCCATCAACCGGAACTCGTGACCGCTTAACTCAACCATTGGTTCGAATTGGAGGTAGTTTACAACCCGTTCCTTGGGACTTTGCGCTGGACATTGCAGCCGAAGTCGGGCGTCATGTTATCGATACCCATGGTACCAATGCTTATGGCGTAAAAACGTATTCTTATCAGTATATTGAGAATACCTACGCCATCACAAAATATGCGCTGCGCCACGTCAATACCGCTAACTTCTCGTTCCATGATACGCCATCGGATGTCACCTCAACCCCAGGCTTTAGAGACGCGGGTTTTGATAACTTCGGTCCTAGTTATGATGATTGGGGCGCGGCTGATACCTTAATGATTTGTGGTACTGACCCTTACGAAACCAAAACCATTATTTTCACTCAGTTCATTATGCCTGCCGTTCAGCGCGGTATGAAAACCGTGATCCTTAACCCACGTGAAACCGCTGGTATTGCTTGGTTGAAGAAGCAGGGCGGGTTGCATATTGATCTTAACCCAGGCTCAGACAACTTAGTCGTCGGTGCGATTCTTCGTGTGATCATTGAGAACGGTTGGGAAGACAGCGAGTGGATTAATAAATGGGTGAACAATAAGTGGGAAACCAGTTCGGGCTTTGGACAAGGTACGCGTAATACGCCTTGGCAGTGGCGAACCACTTGGGGCAAATTCCAAACTGATGGCTTTGAAGGCTATAAGAAATGGAATTTAGAACAGAAAGAGTACGATCCTATCTACGCTGCGAAAATGGCAGGTATTGATGTCGACAAGATTTACAAAGCGGCAGAGATGTTAGCCAAGCCAGTGAATGGGGTTCGTCCTAAAACTTCGATTGGTATCGAAAAAGGGTTCTACTGGTCAAATAACACTGGTAATACAAATGCGATCTCTACTCTTGCAACTGTTGTGGGTGCTGGTGGTCGTGAAGGTCAAGTGGTTGGCCGATTTGGTGGGCACCAACGTGGTGGTCAGTCGGGTGGTAAATTACCGAGAAATAAATCGCCAGAGAAAGTACCGGGCCGCCGCCGTAGAGCCATCGATACAGACCGTTATCTCTATTCTGGTCATACTCGTTTCGCTCATGTTATCGGCACGACATGGATCCAAGCGATGTGTGGTAGCCAAGGTCTTCAGAAGAAATTTTGGGAATTGACGACAGCGAACCCGCATCAGGTTTACTCATACGATAAGCAAGAGATCATCGACACGCTGAAAAAACGAGCCGACTCAGGCGGCATGGTGGTGATAAACCAAGATATCTACTTGCGAGATCCCATTGGCGCTAAATTTGCCGACATCGTTTTTCCTGCGGCAACGTGGGGCGAAGTGGACTTCATGCGAGCGAATGGTGAGCGTCGCTTGCGTCTTTATCAAAAATTTGCCGATGCTCCGGGGCAAGCACAACCAGATTGGTGGATCATTTCTCAACTGGCTAATCGTATGGGTTATGACGGTTTCGACTGGCAGAATTCTAATGATGTGGCAGAAGAGGCATCGCGTTTCAGTCGTGGTAGTCGTAAAGATTTCAATATGATCAAAGTCGCCGCTCATGCTGAAGGAAAAACATTGCATGAGAAGTTACGTGAATATGGAACCGAGGGGATCCAAGGACCTGTTTTCTATAATTACGATACGAAGAAATTGGTTGGAACAAAACGCCTGCATGATACAGAAATGACCTTAGATACGCTGGCTGAAAAAGGGTTAGCGAATGGGCCTCAAGGTGCGAACGTTCTGAAGAAACAGCTTACGGGCTTTAATAGCCAGACAGGTAAGGTGAATATTCAGAAACACCCATGGGATCTATTTAGTGACTTCTATGCATGGCTTCAACCGAAAGAGGATGAGTTGTGGTTCTCTAATGGACGTATCAATGAAATCTGGCAATCAGGGTTTGATGATGTAGAGCGTCGTGCTTACGTTATTCAGCGTTGGCCAGAAAACTGGGTCGAAATTAACCCAGAAGATGCGAAAGCTCGCGGCATTGAATCGGGCGACCAAGTGATGATGTATTCAGATCGTGTTGCGAACTTTAAAGATACCATTCTTGGCGTGCATGGAGATGATTTCCAGTTCAGCAAATTGATGGAAAATGGGCATATCAAGCTAGACAAGGCTGCGGTGACGGCTGTCGCTATTGTGACTCCAGCAGTGAAGAAAGGGGCGTTGTACGCAAATATGATCGATATGCGTCAACCTTCTAATTCATTAACCACAAGAGTGGTAGACCAAATCAGTGGTAACTATAACTACAAAATGGGCGTCGCGAAGATCAAGAAACTGGGTGAGTCCAAATATAAGTCTGAGTTTCGTTCTTTCTCATTTGCACCTAGAAACATTGTTTAG
- a CDS encoding extracellular solute-binding protein, producing MVKWNRFIVGAAVSILSSTVFAANIIETTQLVGFGVAKYPAEFSHFEYVNPNAPKYGNVTYGQVGTYDNFNRFASRGVAAAKSGELYDTLMFSPADEIDAYYPLITSKVRYSDDYTWMEIEINPKAKFHDGQPITAHDVAFTFDKFMSEGVPQYRSYYKQIKSVVAKSDLVVRIEMEEPNREKLFSFAQGTRVLPKHFWQDKKFNEPLMEPPVGSSAYNITGYKLGQSVTYSLVDDYWAADLPVNIGRNNFKQIQYDYYRDDTVMLEAFKAGEFDFRQENSAKFWANSYTGVNFDKGFIKKEEIQHQKPESTQAFVFNTQREMFKDPKVREALTYAMDFEWMNKNMFYGQYSRTRSFFQNTDYEAKGLPSDAELKILNPLKDAIPAQVFTQEYQPPVTNGSGRIRPQLRTAFKLLKAAGWELKNKVMTNKKTGEPLSFEFLIYSPTTERIATPVQKNMKLMGIDMRIRTVDTTQYIKRLRDRDFDMVSSTYSANPYPSSNLMIIWNSHFIDSTYNTAGVMDPAVDALTEQISNSQEDPEKLLSLGRALDRVLQWNHYIIPQWFVGEYRVASWDKFERPEILPEYDLGIDTWWVSKQKAAKLPEKRQ from the coding sequence ATGGTAAAGTGGAATCGTTTTATTGTCGGCGCTGCTGTCAGCATTCTGAGTTCAACCGTTTTTGCCGCAAACATTATCGAAACCACGCAACTTGTTGGTTTTGGAGTGGCAAAATATCCAGCGGAATTTAGCCATTTCGAATACGTTAATCCCAACGCCCCTAAATATGGCAATGTCACTTATGGTCAAGTTGGTACTTATGACAACTTCAACCGTTTTGCCTCGCGTGGTGTTGCGGCGGCAAAGAGTGGTGAACTGTACGATACCTTGATGTTTTCTCCTGCCGATGAAATCGACGCCTACTATCCACTGATCACCTCTAAAGTTCGCTACTCCGACGATTATACTTGGATGGAAATTGAGATTAATCCCAAAGCGAAATTCCATGATGGACAGCCGATCACTGCTCACGATGTGGCGTTCACCTTCGATAAATTCATGAGTGAAGGTGTTCCGCAATATCGCTCTTACTATAAGCAGATAAAGTCAGTGGTGGCTAAATCGGATCTGGTGGTTCGCATTGAAATGGAAGAACCGAATCGAGAAAAGTTGTTCAGCTTTGCTCAAGGCACCCGTGTACTGCCTAAACACTTTTGGCAAGATAAAAAATTCAATGAACCGCTCATGGAACCTCCTGTAGGTAGTTCAGCGTATAACATTACAGGCTACAAACTGGGCCAAAGCGTGACTTACTCTTTGGTAGATGACTATTGGGCGGCGGATCTTCCCGTCAATATTGGGCGTAATAACTTCAAGCAAATACAGTATGACTATTATCGTGATGACACGGTTATGTTAGAAGCGTTTAAAGCGGGGGAGTTCGATTTTCGCCAAGAGAATTCAGCCAAGTTTTGGGCGAACTCATATACAGGTGTGAATTTCGACAAAGGCTTCATAAAAAAAGAGGAGATCCAGCACCAGAAGCCGGAAAGTACTCAGGCATTTGTATTCAACACGCAACGAGAAATGTTTAAAGATCCGAAGGTGAGAGAAGCGTTAACTTACGCTATGGATTTTGAGTGGATGAATAAAAACATGTTCTACGGGCAGTATTCTCGCACTCGGAGCTTTTTCCAAAATACAGATTACGAAGCGAAAGGCTTACCGTCAGACGCTGAATTAAAGATCTTAAATCCATTAAAAGATGCGATTCCAGCGCAAGTGTTTACTCAAGAGTATCAGCCGCCAGTGACGAATGGTTCCGGTCGTATCCGTCCACAATTGCGTACTGCGTTTAAGTTACTTAAAGCGGCAGGGTGGGAGCTGAAAAACAAAGTGATGACCAATAAGAAAACTGGAGAGCCACTGTCTTTCGAGTTTTTGATTTATAGCCCGACCACAGAACGTATCGCGACACCTGTTCAGAAAAATATGAAGCTGATGGGCATTGATATGCGAATCCGAACGGTGGATACCACTCAGTACATAAAACGTTTACGCGATCGTGATTTTGACATGGTGTCATCAACGTACTCAGCGAACCCATACCCAAGTTCAAACTTAATGATTATCTGGAATTCTCATTTTATTGATTCAACCTACAACACCGCTGGTGTGATGGATCCTGCTGTTGACGCATTAACAGAACAAATTTCAAACAGTCAGGAAGATCCTGAAAAACTGCTATCGTTAGGCCGTGCGCTGGATAGAGTTTTGCAGTGGAATCACTACATTATCCCTCAATGGTTTGTTGGCGAGTATCGTGTGGCCAGTTGGGACAAGTTTGAACGCCCAGAAATACTGCCTGAATATGATTTAGGGATTGATACATGGTGGGTTTCCAAACAGAAAGCCGCGAAACTTCCTGAAAAACGTCAATAG